The following are from one region of the Verrucomicrobiaceae bacterium genome:
- the rph gene encoding ribonuclease PH, translating into MPRTDGRQADELRPIEFVLDVAPHAAGSVLIAFGNTRVICAASIQEEVPRWMKVQNVKGGWLTAEYSMLPYSTLDRKERESSRGRPDGRSTEIQRLIGRSLRAVVDLELLGPRTLCIDCDVLQADGGTRTASITGACVATAIAFNRLLEKGKITRQPLKKKVAAISAGILKNETLLDLCYVEDAAADVDCNVVLTEDGDFVEIQGSGEEATFSESQLHSMLEVSRKGIRELCALQDQAIQSAMRPASGGQLQNLAAFFAKK; encoded by the coding sequence ATGCCACGCACTGACGGCCGCCAGGCCGATGAACTCCGCCCGATCGAATTCGTCCTCGATGTCGCCCCACACGCCGCCGGATCGGTCCTGATCGCCTTTGGCAATACCCGCGTGATTTGCGCCGCCAGCATCCAGGAAGAAGTGCCACGCTGGATGAAGGTGCAGAACGTCAAAGGCGGCTGGCTCACCGCAGAGTACTCCATGCTGCCGTATTCCACTCTCGATCGCAAAGAGCGTGAAAGCAGCCGTGGCAGGCCAGATGGCCGCAGCACAGAGATTCAGCGCCTTATTGGCCGCAGTCTGCGTGCCGTCGTGGATCTGGAGCTGCTGGGGCCGCGCACGCTCTGCATCGACTGCGACGTGCTCCAGGCCGATGGTGGCACCCGCACGGCCTCCATCACCGGAGCCTGCGTCGCCACCGCCATCGCCTTCAATCGCCTGCTCGAAAAAGGCAAAATCACCCGCCAGCCGCTCAAAAAGAAAGTCGCCGCCATCAGCGCCGGCATCCTGAAAAACGAAACGCTGCTCGATCTCTGCTACGTCGAGGACGCCGCCGCCGATGTGGACTGCAATGTCGTGCTCACCGAGGACGGCGACTTTGTCGAAATCCAGGGCAGCGGAGAAGAGGCCACCTTTTCTGAGTCCCAACTGCACAGCATGCTCGAAGTCAGCCGCAAAGGCATCCGCGAGCTCTGCGCCCTGCAAGATCAGGCCATCCAGAGTGCCATGCGTCCGGCGAGCGGCGGCCAGTTGCAGAATCTGGCGGCCTTTTTCGCCAAGAAGTGA
- a CDS encoding 2-hydroxyacid dehydrogenase, with protein sequence MPTTRPEVLLAAPLPDFLRLPLEAAYTCHVLKDAQPHLERIRAAIPLGGTVLSTELLASMPALEIVSVMGVGYDGVPIPYCRERGIRVTNTPDVLTDDVADIAVALVLMTSRRLVESNRYLHAGSWLTGPFPLAHAVRGKTAGIFGLGRIGKAIARRLEAHGMKIAYHGRKPQNVPWAYFDDLQALAAESDFLVIACPGGPETQKRVDAPVLAALGREGTLINIARGSVVDEAALITALRAGTIRGAGLDVFEDEPRVPAELLACENAVLLPHVGSATHETRLAMANLVLENLAAHFADRELITPVC encoded by the coding sequence GTGCCCACTACCCGACCTGAAGTACTCCTCGCTGCACCGTTGCCGGATTTTCTGCGTTTGCCGCTAGAGGCAGCTTACACCTGCCATGTGCTGAAGGATGCGCAGCCACACCTGGAGCGCATCCGTGCGGCGATCCCACTGGGCGGCACAGTCTTGAGCACGGAGTTGCTCGCGAGCATGCCTGCGCTGGAGATCGTGAGCGTGATGGGCGTGGGCTATGATGGGGTGCCTATTCCGTATTGCCGTGAGCGCGGTATCCGCGTGACGAATACGCCGGATGTGCTGACGGATGACGTGGCAGACATCGCGGTAGCGCTGGTGCTGATGACGAGCCGGCGGCTGGTGGAGTCCAATCGCTACCTGCATGCCGGGAGCTGGCTGACGGGGCCATTCCCACTGGCACATGCCGTGCGGGGCAAAACAGCGGGCATTTTCGGCCTCGGCCGCATCGGAAAGGCCATCGCACGGCGTCTTGAGGCCCATGGGATGAAAATCGCCTACCACGGCCGGAAGCCGCAAAATGTGCCGTGGGCCTATTTTGATGATTTGCAGGCTCTCGCGGCAGAAAGTGACTTTTTGGTCATCGCATGCCCCGGCGGCCCAGAGACGCAAAAGCGCGTGGATGCGCCTGTTTTGGCCGCTTTAGGCCGTGAGGGCACGCTGATCAATATCGCACGCGGCAGTGTGGTGGATGAGGCGGCGCTGATCACCGCGCTGCGTGCCGGGACGATCCGTGGCGCAGGCCTGGATGTCTTTGAAGATGAGCCACGCGTGCCTGCGGAGCTGCTGGCATGCGAAAATGCGGTGCTACTGCCGCATGTAGGCAGCGCCACACATGAGACACGCCTCGCGATGGCGAATCTGGTGCTGGAGAACCTCGCCGCGCACTTCGCCGACCGGGAGCTGATCACGCCCGTGTGCTAA
- a CDS encoding amidohydrolase family protein yields the protein MKLQSGTTLIQNGQLIDGTGAPPVPNASVIVTDGLITYAGPASEAPPAPDAQKIDAQGGTILPGLIEAHIHLTYFNVTELQDLDIKFPVEYVTLQSAVNAKTALECGYTSARSGGCLHNIDVWMKKAIEEDMIPGPRLATSGREICGAGGLMDWNPDYRKIGMEGIVFIVNGPDQARTAVRKLVKDGIEWVKTYPTGDAASPDINDHHTLCMTFDEMHAVVATAHNHGLKVTGHCRAREGIYNALKAGYDAIEHGTFMDAECLDLLLKRNVPMCPGLGFELFSVQRGKEFGLSQRVLDGHQETLEAGAESARMVLKAGGTLGLGGDYGFGWTPHGTYAQELTFFVDYVGFSVLDTIQCATLGGAKMMGRAHELGSVEKGKLADILVVDGDVMKDIRILENRKNIRAVMQGGIIKAGTLVQPPQW from the coding sequence ATGAAGCTCCAATCTGGCACCACCCTCATCCAAAATGGCCAACTCATCGACGGCACGGGCGCCCCTCCCGTCCCGAATGCCAGCGTGATCGTCACCGACGGCCTCATCACCTACGCCGGCCCCGCCAGTGAGGCCCCTCCGGCACCCGATGCCCAAAAAATCGACGCCCAGGGCGGCACCATCCTGCCAGGACTCATCGAGGCACACATCCACCTCACCTATTTTAATGTCACCGAGCTACAGGACCTCGACATCAAGTTCCCCGTCGAATACGTCACGCTCCAATCCGCCGTAAACGCAAAAACCGCCCTCGAATGCGGCTACACCAGCGCGCGCAGCGGCGGCTGCCTGCACAACATCGACGTCTGGATGAAAAAGGCCATCGAGGAGGATATGATCCCCGGTCCGCGGCTCGCCACCAGTGGTCGCGAGATCTGCGGCGCAGGCGGTTTGATGGACTGGAACCCCGATTACCGGAAAATCGGCATGGAAGGCATCGTCTTCATCGTCAACGGCCCCGATCAGGCACGCACCGCCGTGCGCAAGCTCGTCAAAGACGGCATCGAGTGGGTGAAAACCTATCCCACCGGCGATGCCGCCTCTCCAGACATCAATGACCACCACACCCTGTGCATGACCTTTGATGAAATGCACGCTGTCGTCGCCACGGCGCATAATCACGGCCTGAAAGTCACCGGCCACTGCCGTGCCCGCGAAGGCATCTACAATGCGCTGAAAGCCGGTTACGACGCCATCGAGCACGGCACCTTCATGGATGCAGAATGCCTCGACCTGCTACTCAAGCGCAACGTGCCCATGTGCCCCGGCCTCGGCTTTGAGCTCTTCAGCGTGCAGCGCGGCAAGGAATTCGGCCTCTCCCAGCGAGTGCTCGATGGACATCAGGAAACGCTCGAAGCCGGAGCCGAAAGCGCCCGCATGGTGCTCAAAGCCGGCGGCACCCTCGGCCTCGGCGGCGATTACGGCTTTGGCTGGACTCCGCACGGCACCTACGCCCAGGAGCTGACCTTCTTTGTGGACTATGTCGGCTTCAGCGTGCTGGACACGATCCAATGCGCCACCCTCGGTGGTGCGAAGATGATGGGCCGTGCCCATGAGCTGGGCTCCGTCGAAAAAGGCAAGCTCGCAGACATCCTCGTCGTCGATGGCGATGTGATGAAGGACATCCGCATCCTTGAAAACCGCAAAAACATCCGCGCCGTGATGCAGGGCGGCATCATCAAAGCAGGCACACTGGTGCAGCCGCCACAATGGTAA
- a CDS encoding NADH-quinone oxidoreductase subunit I, with product MATIVVQRPKLAWHERWFLSTLVKGLKITVSHGIKTFLQIAGKKPKVTMEYPEQKWDDQLPEHYRGAPALVTDEHGRERCVSCQLCEFICPPKAIKITPGEIPSDDPWAKVEKRPQAFDIDMIRCIYCGMCEEVCPEQAIFLRKDYAITGLSRKEMVHDKAKLYQIGGQRVGLVNKWNEMK from the coding sequence ATGGCTACCATCGTCGTTCAACGCCCCAAGCTCGCCTGGCACGAGCGCTGGTTCCTTTCCACGCTCGTGAAGGGCCTCAAAATCACCGTCAGCCACGGTATCAAGACCTTCCTGCAAATCGCGGGCAAGAAGCCAAAGGTGACGATGGAGTACCCAGAGCAGAAATGGGACGATCAGCTCCCAGAGCACTATCGCGGGGCTCCTGCACTGGTGACGGATGAGCACGGTCGTGAGCGCTGCGTGAGCTGCCAGCTCTGCGAGTTCATCTGCCCGCCGAAGGCCATCAAAATCACCCCCGGTGAGATCCCCAGCGACGATCCGTGGGCCAAGGTCGAGAAGCGTCCGCAGGCCTTCGACATCGACATGATCCGCTGCATCTACTGCGGGATGTGTGAAGAGGTCTGCCCAGAGCAGGCCATCTTCCTGCGCAAGGACTACGCCATCACCGGTCTCAGCCGCAAGGAAATGGTGCATGACAAAGCGAAGCTCTACCAGATCGGCGGCCAACGCGTGGGCCTAGTGAATAAGTGGAATGAGATGAAGTGA
- a CDS encoding c-type cytochrome has protein sequence MTPHALTHIARYGDLVLLPQVIALAKQASLQNSTSPLPLLTAIHEGLSERGTPPPPLMLSWAQNLAKQLLAADSQKPAPAWTSTGNAKWSLQPRKLADGSEVTVLQSMAKGGGDEESRTGMLKSKIFDAPAKLTLWLNGHCGSPKAKAHEKNILRIVEAENGREIARALPPRDDKPQRSELDLSTHAGKPVRIELFDGDDGKAYAWLGISQIEPAVVSVNDFQSEDSTRESLKTLAVMLQHSAPAALREKLAVYLPTRPAPPPLPVSPEQRQQLDALIAARVAAFAKAKPDLEVGANVFKMNCAACHQIKGEGGLIGPQLDGIGARGVARLCEDILDPYRNVDAHFHLHTLTLKDGAVIAGFLKAELGQVLLLADATGKEHRISQRDIAKRDVVPMSLMPPTFAQSIAEAEFADLLAFLLKEKTP, from the coding sequence ATGACGCCACACGCCCTCACCCACATCGCTCGCTACGGTGATCTCGTGCTGCTACCGCAAGTCATCGCTCTTGCCAAACAAGCATCACTCCAAAACTCCACCAGTCCACTCCCACTCCTCACCGCCATCCACGAAGGCCTCAGCGAACGCGGCACGCCGCCACCGCCATTGATGCTCTCCTGGGCTCAAAATTTGGCCAAACAGCTCCTCGCAGCCGATTCCCAAAAACCCGCTCCCGCGTGGACCAGCACTGGAAACGCCAAATGGTCCCTCCAGCCGCGAAAGCTCGCCGATGGCTCTGAAGTCACCGTGCTGCAAAGCATGGCCAAGGGCGGCGGAGACGAAGAAAGCCGCACGGGCATGCTGAAGTCGAAAATCTTCGACGCACCGGCCAAACTCACGCTTTGGCTCAATGGCCACTGCGGCTCCCCCAAGGCCAAAGCGCATGAAAAAAACATCCTCCGCATCGTGGAGGCTGAAAATGGCCGTGAAATCGCCCGCGCACTCCCACCACGCGATGACAAGCCGCAACGTAGCGAGCTGGATCTCTCCACACATGCTGGCAAACCTGTCCGCATCGAGCTCTTCGACGGCGATGACGGCAAAGCCTACGCTTGGCTCGGAATATCGCAGATCGAGCCTGCGGTGGTTAGCGTGAACGATTTCCAAAGCGAGGACAGCACTCGCGAATCGCTCAAAACGCTCGCCGTGATGCTCCAGCACAGCGCCCCGGCTGCTTTGCGAGAAAAACTGGCCGTCTATCTGCCGACACGGCCTGCGCCACCGCCCCTGCCCGTCTCGCCGGAGCAGCGCCAGCAACTCGATGCGCTGATCGCTGCCCGAGTCGCCGCCTTTGCCAAAGCGAAGCCCGATCTCGAAGTCGGAGCGAATGTCTTCAAGATGAACTGCGCCGCCTGTCATCAAATCAAAGGCGAAGGCGGCCTGATCGGCCCGCAGCTCGATGGCATCGGCGCACGCGGTGTGGCGCGGCTGTGTGAGGACATCCTAGACCCCTACCGCAATGTGGATGCGCATTTCCATCTGCACACGCTGACGCTGAAGGATGGCGCCGTGATCGCAGGATTCCTGAAAGCGGAGCTGGGGCAGGTGCTGCTGCTAGCAGATGCCACAGGCAAAGAACACCGCATCAGCCAGCGTGACATCGCGAAGCGGGACGTGGTGCCGATGTCGCTGATGCCGCCGACCTTTGCCCAAAGCATCGCGGAAGCGGAGTTCGCGGACTTGTTGGCCTTTTTATTGAAGGAGAAGACGCCGTGA
- a CDS encoding adenylate/guanylate cyclase domain-containing protein produces MQWFTSFRAKLILTIFPVVAVVTTAALLLAERKFTAAYRQLFEEQFEQQIATLTLARTRRFEALSKVLLQMSEQPEVLAAVSKHDFKQLAQHLRPQLDQLASERMQSEMPKLGPKRDGAKGGGSRSAGARGEDAKGRFSYPPGQAPFVAFIDEKGKFIATSQQRIPGALGLLGAGLSQDANGEVRRKGDKLPWLEDRRLEDVLQEQEVGYLKLEFTDRENRETEQVREVFITPLREEKDGRFLGAFLFGLPLVSQLERMLYEQSRRSELGEIMSGIWVEDGLVSTTIPKEQRAEVAAQVAEAMADSRRARREMQVSIGGVRHEIFFRVLNPGSPFPIAAQVNLYPLSALDAEIRGLRGAVAALVALALLVALLAVLWISRNLSGPVTELSRAAREIEQGNFSVRVPVTRRDELGALAFSFNQMAAGLSLQEKYRSVLNAVADRTVAQQLIEQTGRLGGELRNVTMLFCDIRGFTALTEHMPPAEVIELLNDHMTALTEVAYAHEGIVDKFVGDLIMVLFGAPVSGGSDAARAVQCAQAMLEVRRAHNESAKHPIEVGIGIATGDVVAGCMGSDQRLSYTVLGHSVNLASRLCGIAGRGEIIMDDATYEQARSLVAAEPLEPVQLKGMQVKVQPWRVSV; encoded by the coding sequence ATGCAGTGGTTCACTAGTTTCCGTGCCAAGCTCATCCTGACCATCTTTCCCGTGGTGGCGGTGGTGACGACGGCGGCGCTGCTGCTGGCCGAGCGGAAATTCACAGCGGCCTACCGGCAGCTCTTTGAAGAACAATTCGAGCAACAGATCGCCACGCTCACGCTGGCGCGGACTCGGCGCTTTGAGGCTCTATCCAAGGTGCTGCTGCAAATGTCAGAGCAGCCCGAGGTGCTGGCGGCGGTATCCAAACATGATTTTAAGCAGCTCGCACAGCATCTGCGGCCCCAGCTCGATCAATTGGCCTCAGAGCGGATGCAGTCTGAGATGCCGAAGCTGGGACCGAAGCGTGATGGGGCAAAGGGCGGCGGGTCGCGCTCTGCGGGTGCCCGTGGAGAGGATGCGAAAGGGCGCTTTTCATACCCACCTGGTCAAGCGCCATTCGTGGCGTTCATCGATGAGAAGGGGAAATTCATCGCCACCTCCCAACAGCGCATCCCCGGAGCCCTGGGGCTGCTGGGAGCTGGACTCTCGCAGGATGCGAATGGGGAGGTGCGACGAAAAGGCGATAAGCTGCCGTGGCTGGAGGATCGGCGACTGGAGGACGTGCTCCAGGAGCAGGAGGTGGGCTATTTGAAGCTGGAGTTCACCGATCGCGAAAACCGCGAGACGGAGCAGGTGCGTGAGGTCTTCATCACTCCGCTGCGTGAAGAAAAGGACGGGCGCTTCCTCGGTGCGTTCCTCTTCGGCCTGCCGCTGGTGTCGCAGTTGGAGCGCATGCTTTATGAGCAGTCGCGACGTTCAGAGCTGGGGGAAATCATGAGCGGCATCTGGGTGGAGGATGGACTGGTTAGCACCACGATCCCGAAGGAGCAGCGTGCTGAAGTGGCCGCGCAGGTGGCTGAGGCGATGGCAGACTCTCGGCGTGCACGGCGGGAGATGCAGGTGAGCATCGGCGGTGTGCGGCATGAGATCTTTTTTCGTGTGCTCAATCCAGGCTCGCCCTTTCCGATCGCGGCACAGGTGAATCTGTATCCACTCTCCGCACTGGATGCGGAGATACGTGGTTTGCGTGGCGCGGTGGCTGCGCTGGTGGCGCTGGCGCTGCTGGTGGCACTGCTGGCGGTGCTTTGGATCTCCAGGAATCTCTCTGGCCCTGTCACGGAGCTGTCGCGGGCCGCCCGCGAGATCGAGCAGGGGAACTTCTCCGTGCGAGTGCCAGTGACGCGGCGTGATGAGCTGGGAGCGCTGGCCTTTTCCTTCAATCAAATGGCGGCGGGACTCTCACTCCAGGAAAAATACCGCAGCGTGCTCAATGCGGTGGCGGATCGCACCGTGGCGCAGCAGCTCATCGAGCAGACTGGCCGTCTGGGTGGTGAGCTGCGGAATGTGACGATGCTTTTCTGCGACATCCGTGGCTTCACCGCCCTCACCGAGCACATGCCACCGGCAGAGGTCATTGAGCTGCTGAATGATCACATGACCGCCCTCACGGAGGTGGCCTATGCCCATGAGGGCATCGTGGATAAATTCGTCGGTGATCTCATCATGGTGCTCTTTGGCGCTCCGGTGAGTGGTGGCAGTGATGCGGCGCGGGCGGTGCAGTGTGCCCAGGCCATGCTGGAGGTGCGGCGTGCGCATAATGAATCGGCAAAACATCCCATCGAGGTCGGTATCGGTATCGCCACGGGGGATGTGGTAGCAGGCTGCATGGGCAGTGATCAGCGCCTGAGCTACACCGTGCTCGGTCACAGTGTGAATCTAGCATCCCGCCTCTGTGGCATCGCTGGCCGTGGGGAGATCATCATGGATGATGCCACCTACGAGCAGGCACGGTCGCTCGTCGCCGCAGAGCCCCTGGAGCCCGTGCAACTGAAGGGCATGCAGGTGAAAGTACAGCCCTGGCGAGTGTCCGTGTAG
- a CDS encoding S41 family peptidase — protein sequence MRHLLLFLALGATLHAAPTAPSKPTLPPAAPKSAPAATKPKSAPKSAPKPAATPEKPAKPAAPPMQPPPEDAYKQMEMLTRAMEIVRQNYVDESKITYAELVEGALEGMLRRLDPHCEYMGSSLFEDMQREQRDTSEGVGITIALRQGVLTIVTVREDGPAARAGVLAGDKLVRIGEVLTDSVGVMEAMQLLNGKTGEEVRLTVHRPGTKQFLDFTMKHETLSEQSVHDPMLLAAKMTGEFKIGYVRVSQFNEPTAAELASELDSLEKQGLQALVLDLRGNPGGLVDSAVKICGEFLPEGTVVVTTEGRVASQNPPPYRTPARPGREPRRYPLAVLLNHHSASASELTAGALQDLKRAIVVGTTSFGKGSVQTILPMNNGAAMRLTTAKYYTPAHRTIHEHGVEPDIHATLTTEDEKRIAEWRTSHGSGGTAALELASLGDNQLERAVDALKGVLVFDAFVARPLAPAAKPAVEKK from the coding sequence ATGCGTCACCTGCTCCTGTTTCTCGCCCTCGGGGCCACTCTCCATGCTGCGCCCACGGCACCGTCGAAGCCCACTTTGCCGCCGGCGGCCCCGAAATCCGCCCCGGCTGCCACCAAGCCCAAATCGGCCCCTAAATCGGCTCCAAAACCCGCTGCGACGCCTGAAAAGCCCGCAAAACCTGCTGCGCCGCCCATGCAGCCTCCGCCGGAAGATGCCTACAAGCAGATGGAAATGCTCACGCGTGCCATGGAGATCGTGCGGCAGAATTACGTCGATGAATCCAAGATCACCTACGCGGAGCTCGTCGAAGGGGCGCTGGAGGGCATGCTGCGGCGGCTCGATCCGCACTGTGAGTACATGGGCAGCAGCCTCTTTGAGGACATGCAGCGTGAGCAGCGTGATACCTCCGAAGGCGTGGGCATCACCATCGCTCTGCGCCAGGGCGTGCTGACCATCGTCACTGTGCGTGAGGATGGCCCTGCGGCCCGCGCAGGCGTGCTGGCCGGGGATAAGCTGGTGCGCATCGGTGAGGTGCTGACGGACTCCGTGGGCGTGATGGAGGCCATGCAGCTGCTCAATGGCAAAACGGGCGAGGAAGTGCGCCTCACCGTGCATCGCCCAGGCACGAAGCAGTTCCTTGATTTCACCATGAAGCACGAAACGCTCTCCGAGCAGAGCGTGCATGATCCGATGCTACTGGCGGCAAAAATGACCGGTGAGTTCAAAATCGGCTACGTGCGTGTTTCGCAGTTCAATGAGCCCACTGCGGCGGAATTGGCCTCAGAGCTCGATTCGCTCGAAAAACAGGGCCTCCAGGCGCTGGTGCTCGATCTGCGTGGGAATCCCGGTGGTCTGGTGGATAGCGCGGTGAAGATCTGCGGCGAGTTTTTGCCCGAAGGCACCGTCGTAGTCACCACGGAGGGCCGCGTGGCCTCTCAAAACCCACCTCCCTACCGCACACCCGCTCGTCCAGGCCGTGAGCCGCGCAGATACCCGCTGGCCGTGCTGCTGAATCATCACAGCGCCAGTGCTTCGGAGCTGACAGCGGGCGCTTTGCAGGATCTGAAGCGTGCCATCGTGGTGGGCACGACGAGCTTCGGCAAAGGCAGCGTGCAGACCATCCTGCCGATGAACAATGGAGCCGCCATGCGCCTGACCACGGCGAAGTATTACACCCCCGCTCACCGCACCATCCATGAACACGGCGTGGAGCCAGACATCCACGCCACCCTGACGACGGAGGACGAAAAGCGCATCGCGGAGTGGCGCACCTCTCACGGCAGCGGCGGCACCGCTGCGCTGGAGCTAGCCTCGCTGGGGGATAATCAGCTAGAGCGTGCTGTGGATGCACTCAAAGGCGTGCTGGTCTTTGATGCCTTTGTCGCACGGCCACTCGCCCCTGCTGCCAAGCCAGCGGTGGAGAAGAAATGA
- a CDS encoding sterol desaturase family protein has translation MRHAFGTLLDYLLWPLLLVAALIPTGIGIAAGHGKLAFNCTYFSFALVLYFLEKWRPHEREWLHSDGQELPDLAHTAFTKSFVQLTIVALGYMGLIHSVGGADGTGIWPNDWPMWAQVVLALVIAEFGLYWAHRLAHEWMPLWHFHAVHHSVRKLWFFNTGRFHIIDTLKSMIFSGPLLALAGTPNDVVQWFGAITAYIGFLTHCNIRMRFGWLNYIFNTPELHRWHHSTDLREGDKNYGENLMLWDLIFRSFYNDPSRHRPDIIGIKSAMPRTFLDQLAMPFRWHRFQDSYKAGQIDKEKLM, from the coding sequence ATGCGTCACGCTTTCGGAACTCTCCTCGATTACCTACTTTGGCCGCTGCTTCTCGTAGCGGCGCTCATTCCTACCGGCATCGGCATCGCTGCCGGGCATGGGAAACTGGCTTTTAACTGCACGTACTTCAGCTTCGCCCTGGTGCTGTATTTCCTGGAGAAATGGCGGCCGCATGAGCGCGAGTGGCTGCACTCCGATGGGCAAGAACTGCCTGATCTGGCGCACACGGCTTTCACGAAGTCCTTTGTGCAGCTCACCATCGTCGCACTGGGCTACATGGGGCTAATTCATAGCGTGGGCGGCGCTGATGGCACTGGTATCTGGCCGAATGACTGGCCCATGTGGGCGCAGGTGGTGCTGGCGCTGGTGATCGCGGAGTTCGGGCTGTATTGGGCGCATCGGCTAGCGCATGAGTGGATGCCGCTGTGGCACTTCCACGCCGTGCATCACAGCGTGCGGAAGCTGTGGTTCTTCAATACAGGGCGCTTCCACATCATCGACACGCTCAAGAGCATGATTTTCAGCGGGCCGCTGCTGGCACTCGCGGGCACACCCAATGACGTGGTGCAGTGGTTCGGAGCGATCACGGCCTACATCGGCTTTTTGACGCACTGTAACATCCGCATGCGCTTCGGTTGGCTCAATTACATCTTCAACACGCCCGAGCTGCACCGTTGGCATCACAGCACCGATCTGCGTGAAGGGGATAAAAACTATGGCGAGAACCTCATGCTCTGGGATCTCATCTTCCGCTCCTTTTACAATGATCCATCACGGCACCGGCCAGACATCATCGGCATCAAGTCCGCCATGCCACGCACCTTCTTAGACCAGCTCGCGATGCCCTTCCGCTGGCACCGTTTCCAGGACAGCTACAAAGCAGGCCAGATCGACAAAGAGAAGCTGATGTGA
- a CDS encoding MFS transporter, whose protein sequence is MILLLRKLCKIIQRAALDCSYAMPEAVPHPTAVRHQVLATGTVVAFLMYLDRICLANILGSDSFQSDIKLDQGQIDGIKSAFFWAYALFQVPAGWLSDRFGARMLITIYIAAWSFFTAATSFATGFWTLFIARMFCGLAEAGYYPASSSLVTRWAHIGARGLFSAIISWGGRIGGAAAPWLTAFVILKSGDWRYAGWIYGFGGLAVAVCYWTVFREHPRLHPRCNEAEITLLAEGRGDFQPVKNPPRSFPWAAACSSGNLWLANAVQFFTNIGWAFLVLSLPDYLKIVMHLDDAASGWVTTAALFIGISALPIGGIATDALTRRYGKRLGRMLPPPSPNSPLRPATCSPSPPIRIGAWPSASAW, encoded by the coding sequence ATGATCCTGTTGCTGCGCAAACTCTGCAAGATCATTCAGCGTGCGGCGCTTGACTGCTCCTACGCTATGCCTGAAGCCGTCCCTCACCCCACTGCCGTCCGCCACCAAGTACTCGCCACTGGCACGGTCGTGGCCTTCCTGATGTACCTGGACCGCATCTGCCTGGCGAACATCCTGGGCTCGGATTCCTTCCAGTCAGACATCAAGCTCGATCAAGGTCAGATCGATGGCATCAAAAGTGCCTTCTTTTGGGCCTACGCACTCTTCCAGGTGCCAGCGGGCTGGCTCAGTGACCGCTTCGGAGCCCGCATGCTGATCACCATCTACATCGCGGCGTGGTCATTTTTCACCGCAGCTACCAGCTTCGCGACCGGCTTCTGGACGCTCTTCATCGCCCGCATGTTCTGCGGCTTGGCGGAGGCGGGTTACTACCCGGCTAGCAGTAGTCTGGTCACACGCTGGGCCCACATCGGGGCACGCGGGCTCTTCAGCGCCATCATCTCCTGGGGTGGGCGCATCGGTGGAGCCGCTGCACCGTGGCTCACGGCTTTCGTCATCCTCAAATCAGGTGATTGGCGCTACGCGGGCTGGATCTACGGCTTTGGTGGGCTGGCCGTGGCAGTGTGTTACTGGACCGTCTTCCGCGAGCACCCGCGCCTGCACCCACGCTGCAATGAAGCCGAGATCACGCTGCTGGCTGAAGGCCGCGGCGACTTCCAACCGGTGAAAAATCCGCCGCGCAGCTTCCCCTGGGCCGCCGCCTGCTCCAGTGGCAATCTGTGGCTCGCCAATGCCGTGCAATTCTTCACCAACATCGGCTGGGCCTTCCTGGTGCTCTCTCTGCCAGATTATTTAAAGATCGTCATGCATCTGGATGACGCAGCGAGCGGCTGGGTTACTACGGCAGCGCTTTTCATCGGCATCTCGGCCCTGCCCATCGGCGGCATCGCGACAGATGCACTCACTCGCCGCTACGGCAAGCGCCTGGGGCGCATGCTGCCGCCTCCATCACCAAATTCGCCGCTGCGGCCTGCTACCTGCTCGCCCTCACCACCGATACGCATTGGGGCATGGCCTTCAGCTTCGGCATGGTGA
- a CDS encoding TSUP family transporter produces the protein MTTTLILKCLAIGVVSGIIAALCGVGGGVVMVPAFVLLLDMPQKTAVATP, from the coding sequence ATGACTACCACGCTCATCCTCAAGTGTCTCGCCATTGGCGTCGTTAGCGGCATCATCGCGGCACTCTGCGGTGTCGGCGGCGGTGTGGTGATGGTCCCGGCCTTTGTCCTGCTGCTCGATATGCCGCAGAAAACCGCCGTCGCCACCCCCTAG